From Alienimonas californiensis, a single genomic window includes:
- a CDS encoding RNA polymerase sigma factor, whose product MSPDEPNQASDVVARLLANHRRFLDFLTARVGRREDAEEILQDAFVRGLDKAGEIRDDERAVAWFYRLLRNAVVDHYRRAAAGRKAFEARAREASGTDAGFEDDLERVVCECVNDLIPLLKPEYSDLIRRVDLDGDDVGFAAEAIGISPGNARVRLHRARAALRNELQRSCRTCAAHGCFDCTCSRR is encoded by the coding sequence ATGAGCCCAGACGAACCCAATCAGGCATCGGACGTCGTCGCGCGGCTTCTCGCGAATCATCGGCGATTCCTCGACTTTCTCACGGCTCGCGTCGGCAGACGCGAAGACGCCGAGGAGATTCTCCAGGACGCGTTCGTGCGGGGATTGGACAAGGCCGGCGAAATCCGCGACGACGAACGCGCCGTCGCGTGGTTCTACCGGCTACTGCGCAACGCCGTCGTGGACCACTACCGCCGCGCCGCCGCCGGCCGGAAGGCGTTCGAGGCCCGAGCCCGCGAGGCGTCCGGGACCGACGCCGGGTTCGAGGACGACCTGGAGCGGGTCGTCTGCGAATGCGTCAACGACCTCATCCCCCTGCTCAAGCCGGAGTATTCCGACCTCATCCGTCGCGTCGACCTCGACGGGGACGACGTCGGCTTCGCCGCGGAGGCGATCGGGATCTCGCCCGGGAACGCCCGTGTGCGACTTCACCGGGCGCGGGCCGCGCTCCGAAACGAGTTGCAGCGCAGTTGCCGCACCTGCGCCGCCCACGGGTGCTTCGACTGCACCTGCTCGCGCCGCTGA
- a CDS encoding Gfo/Idh/MocA family protein — MKHIIKDDARRAAITRREFGGMLGVAGAVCGMSRASARGVQEAPTDADGKVIPGFETTGEESVAPKDWQPYSDRRVKVGIAGYGLCKFGAAFFYQNHPNVEVVAATDLDPGRCAELAKAVGARKTYPSCEEMIRDKSVEAVFIATDAPSHARLAIMALDHGKHVCSAVPAVFGFEAEDEAERLFKSVKRSGLKYMMNETSTFHEDLYAKRMQYQSGALGKIIYSEGEYWHDGVGALESYNPKTGNIDQHGWRRALPPMWYPTHATAYYVSVTGGRFTEASGLGTESYYPVFKDGANQYRNSFGTEIAMLKTSEGGISRMGVSWDMKNAHGEQGRVYGEKTHDENVDGSRPPLPPGVGGGGHGGSHGRLTNDFIESILLDRKPIVDIGDALNMTLAGTIAHKSALRYGEWMKIPQYDL; from the coding sequence ATGAAGCACATCATAAAGGATGACGCCCGCCGAGCGGCGATCACTCGGCGTGAATTTGGAGGGATGCTCGGCGTGGCGGGCGCGGTCTGCGGAATGAGTCGAGCGTCTGCGAGGGGAGTTCAGGAGGCGCCGACGGATGCGGACGGAAAGGTCATTCCCGGCTTCGAGACAACTGGGGAGGAGTCGGTCGCTCCGAAGGACTGGCAGCCTTACTCCGATCGCAGGGTGAAGGTGGGGATCGCCGGATACGGCCTCTGTAAGTTCGGAGCGGCGTTCTTCTACCAGAACCATCCCAACGTCGAGGTGGTGGCCGCGACCGATCTCGATCCCGGGCGGTGCGCCGAACTGGCCAAGGCGGTCGGCGCCAGGAAGACCTATCCGTCCTGCGAAGAAATGATCAGGGACAAGAGCGTCGAAGCCGTCTTCATCGCCACCGACGCCCCGAGCCACGCACGTCTGGCGATCATGGCGCTCGATCACGGCAAGCATGTGTGCTCCGCCGTTCCCGCTGTTTTCGGGTTTGAGGCGGAGGACGAAGCGGAAAGATTGTTCAAGTCCGTCAAGAGGAGCGGCTTGAAATACATGATGAACGAAACCTCGACGTTCCATGAGGATCTCTACGCGAAAAGGATGCAATACCAATCCGGAGCCCTCGGGAAGATCATCTATTCGGAAGGGGAGTATTGGCACGACGGCGTCGGCGCCCTCGAAAGTTACAATCCGAAGACCGGCAACATCGACCAGCATGGATGGCGCCGCGCGTTGCCGCCGATGTGGTATCCGACGCACGCCACGGCCTACTACGTTTCCGTGACCGGAGGCCGGTTCACGGAGGCGTCCGGTCTCGGGACTGAGAGCTACTATCCGGTCTTCAAGGACGGGGCCAACCAGTATCGGAACTCTTTCGGCACGGAGATCGCCATGCTGAAGACGAGCGAGGGCGGCATCTCGCGCATGGGAGTGAGCTGGGACATGAAGAACGCCCACGGGGAGCAGGGGCGCGTTTACGGCGAGAAGACTCATGATGAGAACGTCGACGGCAGCCGCCCGCCTCTCCCGCCCGGCGTCGGCGGCGGCGGGCACGGCGGTTCTCACGGGAGGTTGACCAATGATTTTATCGAGTCGATTCTGCTCGATCGAAAGCCGATCGTGGATATCGGCGACGCCCTGAACATGACCCTCGCCGGCACGATCGCCCATAAATCCGCACTCAGGTACGGCGAGTGGATGAAGATCCCGCAGTATGACTTATAA
- a CDS encoding IS630 family transposase (programmed frameshift) yields MGRRQNAGVHPAHGVESVRAYSEDLRERVLTARDAGEPTRVVADRFAVSPAWVRRLVQRRRESGTDEVPAARTAPGRTRALAGREAEIVAAMNAETDRTVRQLKADLKLNCSAETLRRELRRLGFRYKKTLIACEQTRPDVADARRRWRRARGGFRAGRLVFLDETWAKTNMTPTRGWAPRGRRLLASVPHGHWRTTTFLCGLRADGPVAPLVVDGAIDGPLFLAWVRQHLAPILRRGDVVVMDNLAAHKVAGVAEAIRAVGAKARYLPPYSPDLNPIELLFSKLKRLIRAAGERTVEGLWRRIGELLDRFPPSECRNYLRHCGYTRYA; encoded by the exons ATGGGGCGACGGCAAAATGCCGGCGTCCATCCCGCTCACGGAGTCGAGTCGGTGCGTGCGTATTCGGAGGATCTGAGAGAACGCGTGCTGACCGCCCGCGACGCCGGCGAGCCGACGAGGGTCGTGGCCGACCGTTTCGCCGTCAGTCCCGCCTGGGTGCGGCGGCTGGTCCAGCGGCGGCGGGAGAGCGGCACGGACGAGGTCCCCGCCGCCCGGACCGCGCCGGGACGGACGCGGGCGCTGGCGGGCCGGGAGGCGGAGATCGTCGCCGCGATGAACGCCGAGACCGATCGCACCGTGCGGCAGCTGAAGGCCGATCTGAAGCTGAATTGCTCGGCGGAGACGCTGCGACGAGAACTCCGCCGGCTCGGTTTCCGCTAT AAAAAGACGCTGATCGCCTGCGAGCAAACCCGCCCCGACGTCGCCGACGCCCGGAGGCGTTGGCGGCGGGCCCGCGGCGGCTTCCGGGCCGGGCGGCTGGTCTTTCTGGACGAGACGTGGGCCAAGACGAACATGACCCCGACCCGGGGGTGGGCGCCGCGGGGACGCCGGCTGCTGGCGTCCGTGCCGCACGGCCACTGGCGCACCACGACGTTTTTATGCGGGTTGCGGGCCGACGGCCCGGTCGCCCCGTTGGTCGTCGACGGGGCGATCGACGGGCCGCTGTTTCTGGCGTGGGTCCGGCAACATCTGGCGCCGATTCTGCGCCGCGGCGACGTGGTGGTGATGGACAACCTCGCCGCCCACAAGGTGGCGGGCGTGGCGGAGGCGATCCGGGCCGTCGGTGCGAAGGCGCGGTACCTGCCGCCGTACAGCCCCGACCTGAACCCGATCGAACTGCTGTTCAGCAAGCTCAAGCGTCTGATCCGGGCCGCGGGCGAGCGGACGGTCGAGGGGCTGTGGCGCCGCATCGGCGAACTGCTCGACCGCTTCCCGCCGTCCGAGTGCCGGAACTATCTCCGCCACTGCGGCTATACACGCTACGCCTGA
- a CDS encoding DUF2997 domain-containing protein, which translates to MNPHIEVTVTPEGETSVETKGFAGTVCKAASKPYEEVLGSKSAERLTPEYHAAEQVAQPAEHRA; encoded by the coding sequence ATGAACCCCCACATCGAGGTCACCGTCACGCCCGAGGGCGAGACCAGCGTCGAGACCAAGGGCTTCGCCGGCACGGTCTGCAAGGCGGCGTCGAAGCCGTATGAGGAGGTCCTCGGCAGCAAGAGCGCCGAGCGGCTGACGCCGGAGTATCACGCAGCCGAGCAGGTCGCCCAGCCCGCCGAGCATCGGGCCTGA
- a CDS encoding DUF1257 domain-containing protein: MSHVVTIETKLRDPAALSAACERLGLPEPRTETVKFFDGAEQSGLAVRPPGFVYPVLIGEEGAVRCDTDEGRWGDNAFLGRLKQAYALEAAKLQAKARGHRISETSLPDGGVRLTVTAGTAGFGTTGNAYGGLA, from the coding sequence GTGAGCCACGTCGTCACCATCGAGACGAAGCTGAGAGACCCGGCGGCGTTGTCCGCCGCCTGCGAGCGGCTCGGCCTGCCCGAGCCGCGAACCGAAACCGTCAAGTTCTTCGACGGCGCCGAACAAAGCGGCCTCGCGGTGCGACCGCCAGGGTTCGTGTACCCCGTGCTGATCGGAGAAGAAGGCGCTGTCCGCTGCGACACCGACGAGGGCCGCTGGGGCGACAACGCCTTCCTCGGCCGCCTGAAGCAGGCCTACGCCCTGGAAGCCGCCAAGCTGCAGGCCAAAGCCCGCGGCCACCGGATCAGCGAGACCTCGCTGCCCGACGGCGGCGTGCGGCTGACCGTCACCGCCGGCACCGCCGGCTTCGGCACGACCGGCAACGCGTACGGGGGACTCGCCTGA
- a CDS encoding AraC family transcriptional regulator, protein MKPRPRVALFVESSRSYGRDLLRGAALFARTRTNWALIHHEMTLDAELPPWLRGPAINGVIARVSQRTIGPLRELSVPLVDVWCRFAHPGVPQVETDDDAVARLAFEHLRDRGFRRLAFCGYEHVHYSETRLRRFRALTEGAGVPLSVYLMPSTPSESVTAVEQSGLFDLEPLSHWLQSLEPPTGLFACNDVRGQQVSNACAAAEIAVPDDLGVVGVDDDDVICPLCDPPLSSVRPDAEGVGFRAAETLYELMTGPDGAAPGSSGSAPVRYVPPQTVVEQLSTQVAAVEDRELARVCRYIRDHACDGINVQDVAAFSTLSRRQLERRFRAELGRTPREEITAAQVTRVKQLLSETTMTLERISPLAGYEYQERLGAVFKRETGLTPGAYRRQAQSIPDR, encoded by the coding sequence ATGAAGCCCCGCCCCCGGGTCGCGCTCTTCGTCGAATCCTCTCGGTCGTACGGCCGGGACCTGCTTCGCGGGGCCGCGCTGTTCGCCCGGACGCGGACCAACTGGGCGTTGATTCACCACGAAATGACGCTGGACGCGGAACTCCCCCCGTGGCTGCGGGGGCCGGCGATCAACGGGGTGATCGCCCGCGTGTCGCAGCGCACGATCGGCCCGCTCCGCGAATTAAGCGTGCCGCTGGTCGACGTGTGGTGCCGGTTCGCTCACCCCGGGGTGCCGCAGGTCGAGACGGACGACGACGCCGTCGCCCGCCTGGCCTTCGAGCATCTGCGGGACCGGGGTTTCCGGCGCCTCGCGTTTTGTGGGTACGAACACGTCCACTATTCGGAAACGCGGCTGCGGCGCTTCCGGGCGTTGACCGAGGGCGCCGGCGTCCCGCTCTCGGTCTACCTCATGCCCAGCACACCGTCGGAGTCGGTCACGGCCGTGGAGCAGTCCGGGCTGTTCGACCTGGAGCCGCTCTCGCACTGGCTCCAATCATTGGAGCCGCCGACGGGACTATTCGCCTGCAACGACGTCCGCGGCCAACAGGTTTCGAACGCCTGCGCCGCGGCGGAGATCGCGGTCCCCGACGACCTCGGCGTGGTGGGGGTGGACGACGACGACGTGATCTGCCCGCTGTGCGACCCGCCGCTCTCCAGCGTGCGGCCCGACGCAGAGGGCGTCGGGTTCCGGGCCGCGGAAACGCTCTATGAGCTGATGACCGGGCCGGACGGAGCGGCACCCGGCTCGAGCGGCTCGGCTCCCGTGCGGTACGTTCCGCCCCAGACCGTCGTGGAACAGCTCTCCACCCAGGTCGCCGCCGTCGAGGATCGGGAACTTGCCCGCGTGTGCCGCTATATCCGCGACCACGCCTGCGACGGTATTAACGTGCAGGACGTCGCCGCGTTCTCCACGCTGTCCCGCCGCCAACTCGAACGGCGGTTCCGGGCGGAACTCGGCCGCACGCCCCGCGAGGAGATCACCGCGGCTCAGGTCACCCGCGTCAAACAACTCCTCTCTGAGACGACGATGACCCTCGAACGAATCAGCCCGCTCGCCGGTTACGAATATCAGGAGCGACTGGGGGCGGTGTTCAAACGGGAAACCGGCCTCACCCCCGGCGCCTACCGCCGCCAGGCGCAAAGCATCCCCGACCGCTGA
- a CDS encoding DUF1549 domain-containing protein encodes MSLAAHSLCLAIVTASFGALAPGAGAADGAADGAPTAEQLEAFEREVRPLLAERCYSCHSAGAESPMGGLTVDSRAGLLAGGDSGPALVPGDAEASLLIEAVRYESYAYDMPPSGKLPEGEIATLERWVAMGAPWPAEAAPEAGAARPAFDLEARKAEHWAWGPVEPPEPPAVADGDWPQADLDRFVLAGLEGAGLAPAEDADRAALLRRLAFDLTGLLPTAGQRAAYLADDSPAATERLVDELLASPHFGERWGRHWLDLVRYAESRGQQNDSDAPNAYQYRDYLIRAFNADVPHDQLVREHLAGDLLAEPRLHPEDGLNESVLGTGFWFLGDWVHSPVDVLGDEAERFDNMIDVASKTFLGVTVSCARCHDHKFDAISTADYYAFAGFLQGSDYRQVRFETSEHNGRVAERLAGVEADYRSRLSNLLADRGPVPPRPRPLDRALRDAILVDYGDVPAGEYRQKGYLFGSRPGRAGEPYWTSVDGEPELRVAMTDAAISDPIWNGLESISEPATRNNDKLRPLPRAGRTLRTPSFELTDGTVSCRVRCAGHVVACVDSHRMVAGPLHGETIQKIKPNDDWTVLDLKRYVGHRLHLEFTPAEGEQLEVSLVAQGLSPQQRARLDREASRAEMYAAEAARFLEDEAADLVRAWTEERDALREQIRFRSQLAIAAMDGTG; translated from the coding sequence TTGTCGCTTGCCGCTCACTCGCTCTGCCTCGCCATCGTCACGGCGTCGTTCGGCGCACTTGCCCCGGGCGCCGGCGCCGCGGACGGTGCGGCAGACGGGGCGCCTACGGCGGAGCAGTTGGAGGCTTTCGAGCGGGAGGTGCGTCCGCTGCTGGCGGAGCGGTGCTACTCCTGCCACAGCGCGGGGGCGGAGTCGCCGATGGGGGGGCTGACGGTGGACAGCCGGGCGGGGCTGCTGGCCGGGGGCGACTCCGGCCCGGCCCTGGTCCCCGGCGACGCGGAGGCCAGCCTGCTGATCGAGGCGGTGCGGTACGAGTCCTACGCCTACGACATGCCGCCCTCCGGCAAGCTGCCCGAGGGCGAGATCGCCACGCTGGAGCGGTGGGTGGCGATGGGGGCCCCCTGGCCGGCGGAGGCGGCCCCGGAGGCGGGGGCGGCCCGGCCGGCGTTTGACCTGGAGGCCCGGAAAGCGGAACACTGGGCCTGGGGGCCGGTGGAACCGCCGGAGCCGCCGGCGGTGGCGGACGGGGACTGGCCGCAGGCGGACCTCGACCGGTTCGTGCTGGCGGGGCTGGAGGGGGCGGGGCTGGCCCCGGCGGAGGACGCGGACCGGGCGGCGCTGCTGAGGCGTCTGGCGTTCGACCTGACGGGCCTGCTGCCCACCGCCGGGCAGCGGGCGGCGTACCTGGCGGACGACTCGCCGGCGGCCACGGAACGGCTGGTGGACGAGCTGCTCGCCTCCCCGCACTTCGGCGAACGCTGGGGGCGCCATTGGCTCGATTTAGTCCGCTACGCGGAGTCTCGCGGCCAGCAGAACGACAGCGACGCCCCGAACGCGTACCAGTACCGGGACTACCTCATCCGCGCTTTCAACGCGGACGTGCCGCACGACCAGCTGGTGCGGGAGCATTTGGCCGGGGACCTGCTGGCGGAGCCCCGGCTGCACCCGGAGGACGGCCTCAACGAGTCGGTGCTGGGGACCGGCTTCTGGTTCCTCGGGGACTGGGTGCACTCGCCGGTGGACGTACTGGGGGACGAGGCGGAGCGGTTCGACAATATGATCGACGTTGCGTCGAAGACGTTCCTGGGGGTGACGGTCTCCTGCGCGCGGTGCCACGACCACAAGTTCGACGCGATCTCGACGGCGGACTACTACGCGTTCGCGGGGTTTTTGCAGGGCAGCGACTACCGGCAGGTGCGGTTCGAGACCTCGGAGCACAACGGCCGGGTGGCGGAGCGGCTGGCGGGGGTGGAGGCGGACTACCGGTCCCGCCTGTCTAACCTGCTCGCCGACCGCGGACCCGTCCCGCCGCGGCCGCGTCCCTTGGATCGGGCGCTGCGTGACGCGATCCTCGTGGACTACGGGGACGTGCCGGCGGGGGAGTACCGTCAGAAGGGGTACCTGTTCGGGAGCCGGCCGGGCCGGGCGGGCGAGCCGTACTGGACGTCGGTCGACGGCGAGCCGGAACTGCGGGTCGCCATGACCGACGCGGCGATCAGCGACCCGATCTGGAACGGGTTGGAGTCGATCTCGGAGCCGGCGACACGTAACAACGACAAGCTCCGGCCCCTGCCGCGCGCCGGCCGGACGCTGCGTACGCCGTCGTTCGAGTTGACGGACGGCACGGTCTCCTGCCGCGTCCGCTGCGCCGGGCATGTAGTGGCCTGCGTCGACTCGCACCGGATGGTCGCCGGCCCGCTGCACGGGGAGACCATTCAGAAGATCAAGCCGAACGACGACTGGACCGTCCTCGACCTGAAGCGGTACGTCGGCCACCGCCTGCACCTGGAATTCACGCCGGCCGAGGGCGAACAGTTGGAGGTCTCGCTGGTCGCCCAGGGGCTCTCCCCCCAACAGAGGGCGAGGCTCGATCGGGAGGCCTCCCGGGCCGAAATGTACGCGGCGGAGGCCGCGCGGTTCCTTGAAGACGAAGCCGCGGACCTGGTGCGGGCGTGGACGGAGGAACGCGACGCCCTGCGGGAACAGATCCGCTTCCGGTCGCAGCTCGCGATCGCGGCGATGGACGGGACCGGCTAG
- a CDS encoding DUF1553 domain-containing protein gives MEPRHFLTAVSGDEPMEIESGSGRLELAEAINDPENPLTARVAVNRIWHYLMGRGIVPTPDDFGVLGRRPTHPELLDHLASQFLRGGRSIKQTIRRIVLSRTYRMGSRPDPAAVAVDPTNELWHHRPPRRLEGEAIRDALLALSGRLNPSLYGRPVPIHLTAFMDGRGRPPKSGPLDGAGRRSIYVAVRRNFLSPFMLAFDTPAPFSTMGRRNVSNVPAQVLILLNDPFVAEQARGWAERALAAAPSTRGRLEWLYESAFARPPVDDEVAVAERFLMEQATARGVPEEDPDLWADLAHALINTKEMIFLR, from the coding sequence GTGGAGCCTCGCCACTTCCTGACGGCCGTCTCGGGCGACGAGCCGATGGAGATCGAATCCGGCAGCGGGCGGCTGGAACTGGCCGAGGCGATCAACGACCCGGAGAACCCGCTGACCGCCCGCGTTGCGGTCAACCGGATCTGGCACTACCTCATGGGCCGGGGGATCGTGCCCACGCCGGACGACTTCGGCGTGCTCGGGCGGCGGCCGACCCACCCGGAGCTGCTGGACCACCTGGCGTCCCAGTTCCTCCGGGGCGGCCGCAGCATCAAGCAGACGATCCGCCGGATCGTGCTGTCGCGGACCTATCGGATGGGTAGCCGCCCCGACCCCGCGGCGGTCGCGGTCGATCCGACGAACGAACTGTGGCACCACCGGCCGCCCAGGCGGCTGGAGGGCGAGGCGATCCGCGACGCGCTGTTGGCGCTGTCCGGGCGGCTCAACCCCTCCCTGTACGGTCGGCCGGTCCCGATCCACCTAACAGCGTTCATGGACGGCCGCGGGCGCCCGCCGAAAAGCGGGCCGCTCGACGGGGCGGGCCGGCGGTCGATCTACGTCGCGGTGCGGCGGAACTTCCTGTCGCCGTTCATGCTGGCGTTCGACACTCCCGCCCCGTTCAGCACGATGGGCCGGCGGAACGTCTCCAACGTTCCCGCCCAGGTGCTGATCCTGCTGAACGATCCGTTCGTCGCCGAGCAGGCCCGCGGCTGGGCCGAGCGGGCGCTCGCGGCGGCGCCGTCGACGCGGGGCCGGTTGGAATGGCTGTACGAGTCCGCCTTCGCCCGCCCTCCCGTCGACGACGAGGTCGCCGTCGCCGAGCGGTTCCTGATGGAGCAGGCGACCGCGCGGGGAGTGCCCGAGGAGGACCCCGATCTGTGGGCCGACCTGGCTCATGCGCTGATCAACACGAAAGAGATGATCTTCCTCCGATGA
- a CDS encoding DUF1501 domain-containing protein: MTGPINRPYRYPCERVASAGRAASAPAPTSRRELLRHCADGFGAVALAGLRADPAFGFAEAGRSGGPGGAGHGPHHAPRAKNVIFLYMDGGPSQVDTFDPKPALQKYDGKDPGALFKVEPTQFDNNGTVLASPWKFRRHGESGLPVSDLFPQVADCADELAVIRSMTSEFPEHTFANYFLHTGSGLQGRPSMGAWVNYGLGSEARDLPGFVVINGGLIPPGGLDCFGSGFLPASLQGSVFKPSGGGVANVERREPSARRQRDKVDLIGALDAFAADRYGAHDSLESAIKNHELAHAMQMAVPDLMALNGETAAVRAEYGLEAEYRPTQIYGAQCLLARRMVERGVRFVELTCPSVGGDRWDQHSNLKKGHENNARAVDQPIAALLKDLRRRGLLDETLVVWAGEFGRTPFAQGKNGRDHNPHGFTVWLAGGGVKAGAVYGATDEWGYKAIENRVEMHDLHATILHLLGVDHTRSTYRFGGRDMRLTDVKGHVIDGVIA; the protein is encoded by the coding sequence ATGACCGGTCCGATCAATCGTCCCTACCGCTACCCCTGCGAACGGGTCGCGTCCGCCGGCCGGGCGGCCTCGGCGCCGGCTCCGACCTCCCGGCGGGAACTGCTGCGGCACTGCGCCGACGGCTTCGGCGCCGTCGCCCTGGCCGGCCTGCGGGCCGACCCGGCCTTCGGCTTCGCGGAAGCCGGCCGCTCCGGCGGACCGGGCGGGGCGGGGCACGGGCCGCACCACGCCCCCCGGGCGAAGAACGTGATCTTCCTGTACATGGACGGCGGGCCGTCGCAGGTCGACACGTTCGACCCCAAGCCGGCCCTGCAGAAATACGACGGGAAGGACCCCGGGGCCCTGTTTAAGGTCGAACCGACGCAGTTCGATAACAACGGGACGGTGCTCGCCAGTCCGTGGAAGTTCCGCCGGCACGGGGAGTCGGGCCTGCCGGTCAGCGACCTGTTCCCGCAGGTGGCGGACTGCGCCGACGAGTTGGCAGTGATCCGCTCGATGACCTCGGAGTTCCCGGAACACACCTTCGCCAACTACTTCCTGCACACCGGCAGCGGGTTGCAGGGGCGGCCGAGCATGGGTGCCTGGGTGAACTACGGGCTGGGCAGCGAGGCCCGCGACCTGCCCGGGTTCGTAGTGATCAACGGCGGGCTGATCCCGCCCGGCGGGCTGGACTGCTTCGGCAGCGGCTTTCTGCCAGCCAGCCTTCAGGGATCGGTGTTCAAGCCGTCCGGCGGCGGCGTGGCGAACGTCGAGCGGCGGGAGCCCTCCGCCCGGCGGCAGCGGGACAAGGTGGACCTAATCGGCGCATTAGACGCCTTCGCCGCCGACCGCTACGGGGCCCACGACAGCCTCGAGTCTGCGATCAAGAATCACGAACTCGCCCACGCCATGCAGATGGCGGTCCCGGACCTGATGGCCTTGAACGGCGAGACGGCGGCGGTCCGGGCCGAGTACGGGTTGGAGGCGGAGTACCGGCCGACGCAGATCTACGGGGCCCAGTGCCTGCTGGCCCGCCGGATGGTCGAGCGGGGCGTGCGGTTCGTCGAACTGACCTGCCCCAGCGTCGGCGGCGACCGTTGGGACCAGCACTCCAACCTGAAAAAAGGCCACGAGAATAACGCCCGGGCGGTCGACCAGCCGATCGCGGCGCTGCTGAAAGACCTGCGCCGCCGCGGCCTGCTGGACGAGACGTTGGTTGTGTGGGCCGGGGAGTTTGGCCGCACGCCCTTCGCCCAGGGCAAGAACGGCCGCGACCACAACCCGCACGGCTTCACCGTCTGGCTGGCCGGCGGCGGCGTGAAGGCGGGGGCCGTCTACGGGGCGACCGACGAATGGGGCTATAAAGCGATCGAAAACCGGGTCGAGATGCACGACCTGCACGCCACAATCCTGCACCTGCTGGGCGTGGACCACACCCGGTCCACGTACCGCTTCGGCGGCCGGGACATGCGGCTGACCGACGTGAAAGGGCATGTCATCGACGGGGTGATCGCTTGA
- a CDS encoding sodium:solute symporter, producing the protein MYLGGVDLVVAAAYLVGIVAIGLFAGWRHKKREGAADEYFLAGKSLGWASIGLALFATNISTLHLVSLAQNGFDTGLLNGNFEWMAGFTLVLLGLFFAPFYIRSGIATLPDFLERRYNRTCRDVLAFVSVLTAVVIHIAFALLTGGIILEELLGVPMMASIIVLCGLTGLYTIVGGLLAVVVTESIQTVVLLVGAAIITGLAFWNLGGPASDPGGWDGWENLRSILDRQGEERKLSMLRPHGDPDGMPWYAILLGYPVLGIWYWCADQTIVQRVLGAKDEHHARQGPIFAGVLKILPVFLFVLPGLLAYALHQDGRLDLSMLVVDGEVQSKGIYAGMITELLPMGLRGVIVAALMAALMSTVSGALNSISTLVSYDVVRRFRPNTDDRALVRAGRVSAAGALVLAIALVPALNLFESIFNGMANIISHIAPPITAVFVLGVFWKGASARGAATTLIGGSLLGTGVFATNTLFPEGPLNGLPGGFMMMAFDLCVVCMSAHVALSLLWPDPPPAVTGSTAEESAAAGPPVGSDLAWETPLAALRIPGRSRLGDPRLLSAGLLAVMVVLYALFR; encoded by the coding sequence GTGTACCTCGGCGGCGTCGATCTGGTCGTCGCCGCGGCCTATCTGGTGGGGATCGTGGCGATCGGTCTGTTCGCGGGCTGGCGCCACAAAAAGCGGGAGGGCGCGGCGGACGAGTACTTCCTCGCCGGCAAGAGTCTCGGCTGGGCGAGTATCGGGTTGGCGCTGTTCGCCACGAACATCTCGACCCTGCACCTCGTCAGCCTCGCTCAGAACGGCTTCGACACCGGGCTGCTCAACGGCAACTTCGAGTGGATGGCCGGCTTCACGCTGGTCCTGCTGGGACTGTTCTTCGCGCCGTTCTACATCCGCTCCGGGATCGCGACGCTGCCGGACTTTCTGGAACGGCGCTACAACCGAACCTGTCGCGACGTGCTGGCGTTCGTCTCCGTGTTGACGGCGGTCGTCATCCACATCGCCTTCGCGTTGCTGACCGGCGGGATCATCTTGGAGGAACTGCTGGGCGTCCCGATGATGGCCAGCATCATCGTCCTCTGCGGTCTGACGGGGCTCTACACGATCGTCGGCGGCCTGCTGGCCGTCGTGGTCACCGAGTCGATCCAGACCGTCGTGCTGTTGGTCGGCGCCGCGATCATCACCGGCCTCGCCTTCTGGAATCTGGGCGGGCCCGCCAGCGACCCCGGCGGGTGGGACGGGTGGGAGAACCTGCGATCGATTCTCGATCGGCAGGGCGAGGAGCGAAAGCTGTCGATGCTTCGCCCGCACGGCGACCCGGACGGCATGCCGTGGTACGCGATCCTGCTGGGCTACCCGGTGCTCGGGATCTGGTACTGGTGCGCCGACCAGACGATCGTCCAGCGGGTGCTCGGCGCCAAGGACGAACACCACGCCCGACAGGGGCCGATCTTCGCCGGGGTGCTGAAGATCCTGCCCGTGTTCCTGTTCGTGCTGCCGGGCCTGTTGGCGTACGCCCTCCATCAGGACGGGCGGCTGGACCTGTCGATGCTCGTCGTCGACGGGGAGGTGCAGTCGAAGGGCATCTACGCCGGGATGATTACGGAACTGCTGCCGATGGGCTTGCGGGGCGTGATCGTCGCCGCGTTGATGGCGGCGCTGATGAGCACCGTCTCCGGGGCACTCAACTCGATCTCGACCCTCGTCAGCTACGACGTGGTGCGACGGTTCCGGCCGAACACCGACGACCGGGCACTGGTCCGGGCGGGCCGCGTCTCGGCCGCGGGGGCGTTGGTCTTAGCGATCGCATTGGTACCGGCGTTAAACCTGTTCGAGAGCATCTTCAACGGGATGGCGAACATCATCTCGCACATCGCCCCGCCGATCACCGCCGTATTCGTGCTCGGCGTCTTTTGGAAGGGCGCCAGCGCCCGCGGGGCGGCGACCACCTTGATCGGCGGGTCGCTGCTGGGGACGGGGGTCTTCGCGACGAACACGCTTTTCCCAGAAGGGCCGCTCAACGGGTTGCCGGGCGGGTTCATGATGATGGCGTTCGACCTGTGCGTCGTCTGCATGAGCGCCCACGTCGCGCTGAGTCTGCTGTGGCCCGACCCCCCGCCCGCCGTCACAGGGAGCACCGCCGAGGAGAGCGCCGCCGCGGGGCCGCCGGTGGGGTCGGACCTCGCTTGGGAGACCCCCTTGGCGGCGCTGCGGATCCCCGGCCGATCGCGGCTGGGCGATCCCCGCCTGCTCTCGGCAGGGCTGCTCGCGGTGATGGTCGTTCTCTACGCCCTGTTCCGCTAG